A section of the Gimesia chilikensis genome encodes:
- a CDS encoding Imm52 family immunity protein codes for MFSGYDFSIYWGVRKESPAEIARRMSKMLRKLKPMSPLLKAWATDAMDPDGHRISMTAKGLEPIIAKGVYRNDVDRSIDEELGFSESICNAFDDGSFVALRIDAGCWSEFSHNSVRLNFPMITDVIKPLLSVGGILQILRILIECWEPDSAHFDSSFLLEALDWPEVQFNETDCWWMSYHPHSDWEWPELPEEVAVIEEKQGRFLVLIDDTFAETGTGDVELVRRTRSILAEHYDQGSGED; via the coding sequence ATGTTCAGCGGATATGACTTTAGTATCTACTGGGGTGTTCGGAAGGAAAGTCCGGCTGAGATTGCCAGGCGGATGTCGAAAATGCTGCGCAAGCTGAAGCCGATGTCTCCGCTGCTCAAGGCATGGGCTACGGATGCGATGGACCCGGACGGTCATCGTATTTCTATGACAGCGAAAGGGCTGGAACCGATCATCGCCAAGGGAGTCTACAGAAATGATGTCGATCGGAGTATTGATGAAGAGTTAGGATTCAGTGAATCAATCTGTAATGCTTTTGACGATGGCAGTTTTGTCGCACTGAGAATTGATGCCGGCTGCTGGAGTGAGTTTTCTCATAATAGTGTCCGCCTCAACTTTCCCATGATCACAGATGTGATCAAACCGCTTCTGTCCGTGGGGGGGATCCTTCAGATCTTGCGCATTCTGATTGAATGCTGGGAACCGGACTCTGCCCACTTTGACAGTTCTTTTCTATTAGAAGCTTTAGACTGGCCTGAAGTGCAATTTAATGAAACGGACTGCTGGTGGATGTCTTATCATCCGCACAGTGACTGGGAATGGCCGGAGTTGCCGGAAGAGGTCGCAGTGATTGAGGAGAAGCAGGGGCGGTTCCTGGTATTGATAGACGATACGTTCGCTGAAACCGGGACGGGGGATGTGGAACTGGTTCGTCGCACCCGATCGATTCTGGCTGAGCATTATGATCAGGGTTCCGGAGAAGATTGA